The DNA window TGGTCCACGACCAGGGCGGCATGCTCGGCATCGACATCGGCGCCGGGAGCGTCCTCGTCTACCCCAAGCCCGGCCACCAGCCCGCGAGCTTCACGATCCTCAACTTCCCGGTCGACGACATCGAGAAGGCGGTCGACGACCTGGTGGCAGCGGGCGTGGAGATGCTGCGCTACGACGGGTTCGACCAGGACGAGCGCGGCATCATGCGCGGCGGCGGACCGTTGATCGCCTGGTTCGCCGACCCCGCCGGGAACGTGCTGTCGGTGCTGCAGGGCTGAGCGGCATGCTGAGGGCGTGACGGACGACGGTGGGACCGAGGACTGGGAGCAGCGCGTCGACGCGCTGTGGGCGCGGATCGAGTCCGAGCAGCCGGACGCGTTCCTGGCGCAGGTCGAGGCGCTGGCCGCTGAGCTGCCCGACGGCAGCGCACGCGCGGCGTTCGAGCGCGCCTGCGCGCAGGACTCGACGGGGCACCCGGACCTCGCGGTGCCGCTCTACCGCCAGGCGCTCGACGCGGGGCTCGTCGGCCTGCGCCGCCGGCGCGCGGTCATCCAGCTGGCCAGCTCCCTGCGCAACCTCGGCGACCCGGAGCAGGCACTGGCGCTGCTCGACGAGGAGGCTCAGCGAGGCGCCGACGAGCTCACCGGCGCCCTCGCCGCCTTCCGCGCCCTGGCGCTCGCCGACCTCGGTCGCGAGCGCGAGGCCGTCGCCGTCGCGGTGGGCGCGCTGGCCGCGTACCTCCCGCGCTACAACGGCTCCGTGCAGCGCTACGCCGCGGCCCTGCGGGGCGAGTGACGCGTACGCCGCAGCACCGCGAACCCGACCGCACCCCCTGCCAGCGAGTAGCCGCCCGTCACGAGCAGCTGGAGGGCGGTCGGCGTGCCGGAGATCGCGCCGGCGACCACGGCGCCCCCGGCACCGGCCGTCGTACGCAAGCCTGCTCCGAGGGTGAAGACCTGCGCGCGCACGTGCGGCGGTGACAGCGTCTGGCGGGCCGTGAACAGCGCCCCCATGAAGGGCCCGCTCGCCAGGCCCGACAGCGCGAAGAGCAGGCCGACGACCACGAGGGCGGGAGCCGTACGCGGCACCAGTGCCGCCAGCGCGATCGGTGCCGCCGTGGCGACGAGCCCGGTCATGACGACCGCCGGCGCGTGGCGGGCGGCCAGCGGCCGCACGGTCCAGGCGAGAGAGCCGAGCAGCGCCCCTGCGGCGACCGCCGTCATCAGCCACCCGCCCGCCGTGCGCTCGCCGACCGAGGTCGCCAGCACGGCGGCCACGACGGGCAGCGCGCCGTAGGTGACCATCTCGAGCGTGCTCGCCAGCGTCACGGTCGCCAGCAGCGGCGACTCGCGCACTGCCCGCAGCCCGGCGGTCATCGTCGGCGCTGCCTCGTGCTCCGGCCGATCGTGCCGGCGGCCGGTCGGCAGCGTCACGATCGCGAGGGCACCGAGGCCGGCGAGGCCCGCCAGCACGTACGTCGCGGCCTCCGGAGACACCAGCCCGCTGACCAGCGCGGCGACAGCCGGGCCGCCGATGCCGGCGATGTTGTAGGTCAGGGAGTCGAGGCCGAAGGCGCGCGGCACCGCGTGCTCAGGCACCAGGTTCGCCAGGTGACTGGTGAGCGCGCCGGTGAGCGCCGGGCCGCAGCAGCCGCCCGCGACGAGCACCGCGATGGTGACCGGGTGCGGCACCCGCCCGAGCAGGGCAGCCGTGGCCGCGAGGGCGACGGCGAAGCCGGCCGCACCGGCACCGGCGACGTGCTGCGGGCCGCGCGCCCGGTCGGTCAGGACGCCGACCGCCGGTGCGGCCAGCACGTGGGGCAGCATCAGCGCGCCGACGAGCAGGCCGCCCAGCCCGGCGCCGTGCCCGCTGTCGATGGCGAGCAGCACGAGGCAGACCCGCGCGCCCTCGTCGGCGAGCCTGCCCAGCCCCGCGCCGGCGACGTAGCGCGCGAGCAGCAGGGGTCGGACGACCTCGGCGGCAGGCGACGGGGCGAGAGGAGGCGCGGACACGCCCCCATCCTCCCCCGTGTCAGCCGGTGGCGATCAGGTGCTCGTCCCACGACCGGGCGGCGACCACCGGCACCGAGGGGACCTCGCCCTCGGCCTCGGTGCGACCGGTGGACAGCTCGCCGGCCTTGAGCGCGAGGGCCGCCTCGTGGGCGGTGATGCCGCGGGCGCTCATCAGGCGGGCGATCGCGCCCGACACCACCGCGGTGGAGAACGAGGTGCCCGACCAGCGCGCCCAGCCCGAGTAGTCGACCGCCGGCTGGTCGGCCTCGAGGGCGACGGGACCGGTGACGTAGGTGCTGAGCAGCCGGTGCCCCGGTGCCGCGAGGTCCACCCAGGGCCCGCGGTTGCTCCACGTGCTCCAGGTGGTCGACGAGGCGTCGTCGACGGAGCCCACGGCCAGCACCTGCTCGACCGCCGCCGGCCAGAACGGCTGCGGGGTGGTCGGGTCGTCGTTGCCGTCGATGTTGCCGGCGGCGGCGACGATCACCATGTCGGGGCGGATCCGGTAGAGGTCCTCGGCCAGCCGGCGCATCACCGTCTTCGAGGCGGCGTCGTCGGAGAAGCACCCGAGCGAGAGGTTCAGGACGTGCACCCCGCGGCGCGCCAGCGTCGTGGCCGCCTCGACGACGGCGCTGGTGAGGCCGTTGCCGCCCGAGTCGAGCGCACGCTCGAGCCACACGCTGGCCGCTGGGGCCTGCTGGAGCACGAGGCCGGTGACGAAGGTCCCGTGCCCGGTCTCGCGGCGCGACCTGGCGGCCGCCGCCTCGTCGGGACCGGCGTCGCCACGCCTGGACGCCGCGACGACCTGGCGGCGGGCCTGCGTCCCGGAGGACTCGAAGTCGTTCGGGGAGGCGAGGTAGGCGCCGTCGAGCCAGGGGTGCGCCCGCATGCCTGTGTCGACGACCCCGACGAGGACACCCTCGCCGGTGTCGCGCGCGTCGTCGACGGACCCGCCGAGCCGCGGCTCGAGCTCGCGCAGCGACGGCAGCGGGTGGTCCTCGCCACGCATGTCCATCGGTGCGCCCTCGACGGTGGGGGCGCCGACGACCGCCGTGGACATCGTCCGGTCGACGTCGACCCCCAGCGCGCCGCCGGCACGGAACTGCTCGAGCCGGTCGGAGGTCACCTCCGCGTGCAGCAGACCGCCGTCGCCGAGGGGTCGCCAGGTGTCGTCGGCGCCCACCACCTGCTGCGTCCGCGAGAGCTGCCGGTCGACGACGAGGACTCTGGGCATGGCGCTCCTTCGTGGAAGATCTTCGTGGCGCAGTGTGACGAAGTCCGCCCCACAAGTCGAGAGGAGCGTCGAGCGGCCCGCCTGATACGTCTCGGCGAGGACACGCTGCGTCACTTCGCCGGGCCGCACGGTCTGGTGGGACGGGGCCCCGGCCCGCTAGCCTGGCGCCGGAACCCAGCGGGAGGTCAGTGTGTCGGCGCGGGAGCTCGCCGAACAGGCGTCACGCACCTACCTGTCGGACCCCGCAGAGGCGCGCCGGTTGGCGACGGAGGCCCGGTCGCTGGCCACCGCCGGCCGCGACTGGGGCGCGGTGTCGGCCGCCGACCGCGTGCTCGGCCGGATCGCCGGGCACCTCGACGACAGCCGTACGGCCGACCTGCACTTCCGCTCCGCGGCGCGCACCGCCGAGCGCGCCGGCGACGACGTCGGGGCTGCGCGGGCGCGGTCCGACCTCGCCTACGTGCTCGTCCGGCAAGGTCGCAGCGCGGCGGCGCTGCGCGAGATCGAGCGCGCACGACCTCTCCTGGCAGGCAGCGAGCCCGGCGAGCTGCTCACCACCGAGGCCCTGGTGCTGCGCTCCCTGGGCCGGTGGCACGAGGCGCTCGACGTCCTCGGCCGCGCGGTCGACGCGATCCGTCGGGCCGGCGACCAGCACGAGCTCGCTGTGGTGCTGGCGAACCGGGCGGTCCTGGAGCTCGTCCGCGGCGAGCTGGCGGGCGCCCAGCGCGACCTCGAGGAGTCGCGCGGACTGCTCGCCGGCCTGGGCGACGACCTGCACCAGGTGATCCTGACCCACAACTTCGGCTACCTCGCCGCCCTGCGCAACCAGGTGCCGGAGGCCCTGGCCCACTACGCAGCCGCGGAGGCGGGCTACGCGCGCCACCGGGAGGTGCCCCCGGAGCTCTGGCGCGACCAGTGCGAGCTGCTGCTCGCCAGCGGGCTGGCCGCGGAGGCGCGTGAAGCGGCTGAGAAGGCGGTGGACGCGGCGGAGCGCCGGCTCGAGGCGGGCGAGCTGGCGGAGGCGCGGCTGCGTCTCGCCCAGGCCCAGCTCGCCGAGGGCGACCCGCACGCCGCCGCCGCGCACGCCGAGGCCGCCACTGCCGCCTTCCGGCTGCAGCGCCGCACCGGCTGGGCGGCTCTCTCCCGGTGGGTGGAGCTGGAGGCGCGCCTCGGGCTGGACGCCGCGAGCGTGACCGACGTGGAGCTGCGGCGAGCGGCCGTGCAGCTCGAGCGCGCGGGCTGGTCGTCGTACGCGCTCGACGCCCGCCTCCAGGCGGCCCGGTGCGCGCTGGAGCGGGGAGCCCAGCGCCGCGGCCTCGACGACCTCGAGCGGCTGCGCGCCCTGCGCCGCGCCGGCGGGCCGGTGTGGCACCAGCACCTGGGCTGGCACGCCGAGGCGCTGCTGCGCCGGCACCGCGGGGACCGTACGGGTGCGCTGCGTGCCGCCGTGTCCGGCCTGGCGCTGGTCGACGACTACCGCGACAGCCTGGGCGCGACCGACCTGCGGGCGGCCGCCTCCGCGCGCGCGGCGGCGCTCGCCGACCTGGGCCTCCACGTGGCGCTCGACGACCGGCGTCCCGAGGTCGTGCTGCAGTGGGCCGAGCGGACGCGGGCGGCGGCGCTGCTGCGCCCGAGCGTGCGCCCGCCCGCCGACCCGGAGCTCGACGCCGAGCTGGCCCAGCTGCGGCAGGTGATGAGCCTGCGCCGCGAGGCGGTGCAGGGCGGCCGCGCGGACCCCGCCCTGGTGGAGCGCCAGGTCGCGCTCGAGCGCAGCATCCGGGCGCGTACCCGCACGGTGTCCGGCGCCGCCGGCGAGCCGGTCACCCGCGTCCCCCCGCCCCGCCGGCTCGTCGAGGCGCTCGGCGACGCGGCGCTGGTCGAGTACGCGAACGCCGCCGGCCGCCTCTACGCCGTCACGCTGGTGGCCGGACGGCTGGAGCTGACCGAGCTCGGGCCGGTCGTCGCGGTCGAGCGCGAGCTGCACCACGCCTTCTTCGCCCTGCGCCGGCTGGTCCTCGGCTCGGCCCGGGCCCAGGAGTCGGTCGAAGCCTCCGGCGAGCGGCTGGACGACCTGCTCGTGCGGCCGCTGCTGCCCCAGCTCGGCGACCGTGACCTGGTGGTGGTGCCGACCGACCCGCTGCACGCCACGCCGTGGTCGCTGCTGCCCTCGTGCCGCGGCCGGTCGCTGACCGTGTCGCCGAGCGCGACGGTGTGGCTGGAGGCGCGCCGCCGATCGGCGTCCGGAGGGCGGACCGTGCTGGTGGCCGGCCCCGACCTCGAGCACGCCGAGAGCGAGGTGGCCGTGCTCAGCCAGCTGCACCCCGACGCCGAGGTGCTCGTCGGCTCCGACGCCACCGCCGCCCGCGTGCTCGCGGCGATGGAGGGCGCCGACCTCGTGCACGTCGCTGCCCACGGCCGCTTCCGCGGCGACAACCCGCAGTTCAGCTCGCTCGAGCTCGTCGACGGCCCGCTCACCGTCTACGACATCGAGCAGGTCCGTCGGCCGCCGCTGTCGGTGGTGCTCTCGGCCTGCGAGGTCGGCCGCAGCTCGGTCTCGGTCGGCGACGAGCTGCTCGGCCTGGCGGCGGCGATGCTCTCGCTCGGGGTCCGCTCGCTGGTCGCGCCGCTGCTGCTGGTGCCCGACGCGGAGACGGAGCCGCTGATGATCGACCTGCACCGCGAGCTGGTCGCGGGGCGCAGCCCGGCGGCGGCGCTGGCGGGCGCTGCGGGCCGCGCACTGGGCCGCTCGGGCGCCGACGCCGCAGCAGGCTCGGCGTTCGTCAGCTTCGGTGCGTGACGCACGTCACACTGGTCTGGACGCGCCGCGGTGTATCTCTCGGTGCGTCACCCGCTCATGACAGGCAGAGTGCGACCCGCCGGCGGTGCCCCCGCCACCACCGGCTCGCGCACCGGCAGGAGGAACCCATGACCGACGAGCACGACGTCGCCGACCTCGTCCGCGCGGCGCGCGACGGCGACCAGGCAGCGTGGGACGCCCTCGTCGACCGCTACGCCGGCCTGGTCTGGTCGGTCGTGCGCGGCTACCGCCTCGCCTCCGACGACGCGTCGGACGTCTTCCAGACGGCCTGGCTGCGCCTGGTGGAGCAGCTGCCCAGGCTGAGGGAGCCGGAGCGCGTCGGTGCCTGGCTCGCCACGACGGCCCGCCACGAGTGCCTGCGCGTGCTCAAGTCGCGCACCCGCGAGACGGCCACCGACACCGACGTCCTCGACCTGCGCACCGACGACGACAGCGCCCCGCCCGGCAGCGACCTGCTGCGGGCGGAGCGCGACTCCGTGCTGTGGCAGTGCTTCGAGGCGAGCTCCGGGCCCTGCCGCCAGCTGCTGGGCGTCCTCATCGCCGACCCGCCGCTGAGCTACCTGCAGGTCGCCGAGACGCTCGGCATGCCGGTCGGGAGCATCGGCCCCACCCGGCGGCGCTGCCTCGAGCGGCTGCGCCGCCAGCTGGTGGAGGCGGGCGTCGATGCAGAGGCCTAGCGCATCCCGAGGACCCCGACCAGCCCGAGCGAGCGAGAGGAGCGGTCGATGAGCGACCGAGAGCCCGACCTCCACGAGGTCGGACCGGAGCCCGGCGCCGACGACCTCGCGCTGCTGCAGGACATCGCCCGCCTCGCGGCGCGCCGCGACCCGGTGCCTCCGGCCCTGGTCGCGATGGCCAAGGCGAGCTTCACCTGGCGCACGGTCGACGAGGAGCTCGCCGAGATGGTGTGGGACTCCGCGGTGCAGGCGGGGGAGGGTGCACTCGTCCGCAGCGCCGCCGCCGGCGTACGCCTGCTGACGTTCGCCACCCCGCACCTGACGCTCGAGCTGGAGGTCGTCCAGACGGGCACCCGGCGCCGGCTGGTGGGCGAGCTCACCCCGGCGACGGGGGCGCGCGTGGTCGTGGAGCACGACGGCGGCACCAGCGAGGACGTCTCCGACGAGCACGGCCGCTTCCTCGTCGACGACGTGCCGGCGGGCCGCATCAAGCTGCGCTGCGTGCCCGCCGACGGCGCCGGCGCCGCGCTGGTGACCACCTGGATGGAGGTCTGAGCCGTCGCCCGGACCTCCGTCCAGCGGAGCTCGGCTCAGAGCGTGCCGGTGGTGACGTCGCCCTGCTCGTGGAGCAGGCGGTCCCAGGTGTCCCAGCTCATGGTGAACGAGCCGTCGTCGCCCCAGTCGGGCCCCCAGCTGTTGACGCAGCGGACCGTGCGCGCCTCGACGTCGATGCCGTGCACCTCGAACTCGTGGCCGCCGCGGACGCTGCCCGCGATCTCCACGAGCCCGTCAGCCGCCGGCTTGTCGAAGCCCTCGTACCAGTTGACCCCGGTGATCACCGGGGTGAGCACCAGCGCGCGGAGCGCGTGCTGCAGGCCGAACGCGTGGGAGTACGCGGTGAGCCAGCCCGCCTCGCGCGCCGCCTTCATCGCCGCGAGCCCCGAGCTGCCGGTGTCGTCGGGCGGGTAGACGCCCCGGAACCGGTCGAGGTGGGTGGCGCGGGCGTAGACCGCCACCGCGTCGTCCTCGTCGAGCTCGCGCCCCGGCCGGTAGAACGGCTCGGTCATCAGCAGGCCCACGGTCGCGTTGCCCGTGCAGCTGCCGAGCTGGCCCTGGTCGAAGGGCGGGCAGTGGCGCCGGTGCAGCGCGCTCACCAGCGCCGGTGCCTCGCGCGCGACGAAGTCCCGGCTGCGGGGGTCGTGCCGCACGTGGCGGCCGAGCCGCATGCCGGGGACCACGTCCTCGTGGATCACGACCGTGTCGAGCTCGTGCCCGCCGCCCTGGCCGGTGCCGTCCATCATCCGTCTCCTCTCAGTGGTGACCTGACGAGGAGGA is part of the Motilibacter peucedani genome and encodes:
- a CDS encoding VOC family protein, translating into MVDATRAFSGFSVDDIDRARDFYGRTLGLVVHDQGGMLGIDIGAGSVLVYPKPGHQPASFTILNFPVDDIEKAVDDLVAAGVEMLRYDGFDQDERGIMRGGGPLIAWFADPAGNVLSVLQG
- a CDS encoding tetratricopeptide repeat protein codes for the protein MTDDGGTEDWEQRVDALWARIESEQPDAFLAQVEALAAELPDGSARAAFERACAQDSTGHPDLAVPLYRQALDAGLVGLRRRRAVIQLASSLRNLGDPEQALALLDEEAQRGADELTGALAAFRALALADLGREREAVAVAVGALAAYLPRYNGSVQRYAAALRGE
- a CDS encoding MFS transporter codes for the protein MSAPPLAPSPAAEVVRPLLLARYVAGAGLGRLADEGARVCLVLLAIDSGHGAGLGGLLVGALMLPHVLAAPAVGVLTDRARGPQHVAGAGAAGFAVALAATAALLGRVPHPVTIAVLVAGGCCGPALTGALTSHLANLVPEHAVPRAFGLDSLTYNIAGIGGPAVAALVSGLVSPEAATYVLAGLAGLGALAIVTLPTGRRHDRPEHEAAPTMTAGLRAVRESPLLATVTLASTLEMVTYGALPVVAAVLATSVGERTAGGWLMTAVAAGALLGSLAWTVRPLAARHAPAVVMTGLVATAAPIALAALVPRTAPALVVVGLLFALSGLASGPFMGALFTARQTLSPPHVRAQVFTLGAGLRTTAGAGGAVVAGAISGTPTALQLLVTGGYSLAGGAVGFAVLRRTRHSPRRAAA
- a CDS encoding S8 family peptidase; the encoded protein is MPRVLVVDRQLSRTQQVVGADDTWRPLGDGGLLHAEVTSDRLEQFRAGGALGVDVDRTMSTAVVGAPTVEGAPMDMRGEDHPLPSLRELEPRLGGSVDDARDTGEGVLVGVVDTGMRAHPWLDGAYLASPNDFESSGTQARRQVVAASRRGDAGPDEAAAARSRRETGHGTFVTGLVLQQAPAASVWLERALDSGGNGLTSAVVEAATTLARRGVHVLNLSLGCFSDDAASKTVMRRLAEDLYRIRPDMVIVAAAGNIDGNDDPTTPQPFWPAAVEQVLAVGSVDDASSTTWSTWSNRGPWVDLAAPGHRLLSTYVTGPVALEADQPAVDYSGWARWSGTSFSTAVVSGAIARLMSARGITAHEAALALKAGELSTGRTEAEGEVPSVPVVAARSWDEHLIATG
- a CDS encoding CHAT domain-containing protein; this translates as MSARELAEQASRTYLSDPAEARRLATEARSLATAGRDWGAVSAADRVLGRIAGHLDDSRTADLHFRSAARTAERAGDDVGAARARSDLAYVLVRQGRSAAALREIERARPLLAGSEPGELLTTEALVLRSLGRWHEALDVLGRAVDAIRRAGDQHELAVVLANRAVLELVRGELAGAQRDLEESRGLLAGLGDDLHQVILTHNFGYLAALRNQVPEALAHYAAAEAGYARHREVPPELWRDQCELLLASGLAAEAREAAEKAVDAAERRLEAGELAEARLRLAQAQLAEGDPHAAAAHAEAATAAFRLQRRTGWAALSRWVELEARLGLDAASVTDVELRRAAVQLERAGWSSYALDARLQAARCALERGAQRRGLDDLERLRALRRAGGPVWHQHLGWHAEALLRRHRGDRTGALRAAVSGLALVDDYRDSLGATDLRAAASARAAALADLGLHVALDDRRPEVVLQWAERTRAAALLRPSVRPPADPELDAELAQLRQVMSLRREAVQGGRADPALVERQVALERSIRARTRTVSGAAGEPVTRVPPPRRLVEALGDAALVEYANAAGRLYAVTLVAGRLELTELGPVVAVERELHHAFFALRRLVLGSARAQESVEASGERLDDLLVRPLLPQLGDRDLVVVPTDPLHATPWSLLPSCRGRSLTVSPSATVWLEARRRSASGGRTVLVAGPDLEHAESEVAVLSQLHPDAEVLVGSDATAARVLAAMEGADLVHVAAHGRFRGDNPQFSSLELVDGPLTVYDIEQVRRPPLSVVLSACEVGRSSVSVGDELLGLAAAMLSLGVRSLVAPLLLVPDAETEPLMIDLHRELVAGRSPAAALAGAAGRALGRSGADAAAGSAFVSFGA
- a CDS encoding RNA polymerase sigma factor is translated as MTDEHDVADLVRAARDGDQAAWDALVDRYAGLVWSVVRGYRLASDDASDVFQTAWLRLVEQLPRLREPERVGAWLATTARHECLRVLKSRTRETATDTDVLDLRTDDDSAPPGSDLLRAERDSVLWQCFEASSGPCRQLLGVLIADPPLSYLQVAETLGMPVGSIGPTRRRCLERLRRQLVEAGVDAEA
- a CDS encoding C1 family peptidase, which produces MDGTGQGGGHELDTVVIHEDVVPGMRLGRHVRHDPRSRDFVAREAPALVSALHRRHCPPFDQGQLGSCTGNATVGLLMTEPFYRPGRELDEDDAVAVYARATHLDRFRGVYPPDDTGSSGLAAMKAAREAGWLTAYSHAFGLQHALRALVLTPVITGVNWYEGFDKPAADGLVEIAGSVRGGHEFEVHGIDVEARTVRCVNSWGPDWGDDGSFTMSWDTWDRLLHEQGDVTTGTL